A part of Candidatus Aegiribacteria sp. genomic DNA contains:
- a CDS encoding TfoX/Sxy family protein: protein MASDVGFVEFIVEQIDNAGEITYKKMFGEYGIYSDGTIMALVCDDQLFVKPTKAGRSFIKNVIETPPYPGAKPYFLIEDQFDDREWISSLVRVTVKELTEVKPKAKRNKK, encoded by the coding sequence ATGGCATCAGATGTGGGCTTTGTTGAATTCATCGTTGAGCAGATAGATAATGCAGGTGAAATCACATACAAGAAGATGTTTGGAGAATATGGAATCTATAGTGATGGCACAATAATGGCTCTCGTATGTGATGATCAGTTATTCGTAAAACCAACCAAAGCTGGCAGGTCATTCATCAAGAATGTGATCGAAACTCCTCCCTATCCAGGAGCAAAACCATACTTCCTTATTGAAGATCAATTTGATGATAGAGAGTGGATTAGTAGCTTGGTGAGAGTAACGGTCAAAGAACTAACAGAAGTGAAGCCGAAGGCAAAACGAAATAAGAAATAA